The Rosa chinensis cultivar Old Blush chromosome 7, RchiOBHm-V2, whole genome shotgun sequence DNA segment AGTAAATAAACACACATAAGCAAACTTAGAATTTTAATCCAGAACCTTGCAACTTCTCTTCAGTGATACGGTCTAGCTGTTCCACCATCTCAGCTGTCAAACAATTCCTCCAGTCTCCCGCCTCCCCTCGCCGAAAGAATGCACTATGCTCCACCCCTGTTTTCGATAATTTCCCTGTTTTGTTCACATCCAAATTGCTCAAATTCTCAAAACTACACAGCCTTAAGATATTGTCCACCACTCCCTGTGCCTCTTCTTCTGGTGAGAATGGGCACCCTAAGAACTCAGCTAGCCTCCTCAAGTGCAGACCAGGTTGTTCTTTCATTTCCTCATATTTGATGAAGAACACCGTTTCAGGCCTTTCCAAGCTCCCCTTCCAATAGCCCGACACATGATCCCAAAAAGGTCCAAATGGACTCACTCCCCTGCAGAAGTATTGGAATACTTCTTCAAGTGAATTGGTTCCCATACTCCTGTGTCTCAATCTGTTTGTGTAGTGCCAAAGTGAAACTATTATGTCCTTGGGGTTTCTACACAGATAGACGACTTTGCAAGCAGACTCTTTAACAGATTGTGGCAGAGACTCTAGTGGTAAGTGAGCTGAAAAGAGCCTGGGAGGGGCATAGGAGGTGAGGTCAGGAATCTGTTTCTTAAAGTACAGATTAGACTCGAAGGAGGGCACAAGAGCATGAGAATTGTTTGTGAGCAAGGGGTGGTCTTGGTTCTGAGGGTCTGGATGATAGTGCACTCGGTTTACTAGGGCAAACAGAATTGCCTTGAGCCAAGTGGTGCCTGATTTGGGAGTAGTAGCAAGAAGGATATCAGTATCTTGGGCTTGAAAGTGTTTTTGGGAGGCTAAAACTCCTTGGATATACCTAGTGGGGAACCAAAAGCCCTTGTACTGATGCAAATTACCTGAAATCAAAGCTTTCTCAGTAGGTAGCTTGGATATTAGGTCTCTGGTTTCTTGGCTGAGCTCAATTTCCTGCAAGTATTGGGGAAGAGAAGGAGGAGTTTGAGGTAGTGACATGGTATGTACTGGTAGTCACGAAATGATGAGATTTGAGTGCCTATTAACGAGCAATGGTTGCTTCCATTATATAGCGGAGATTCTTCGGTACACGGCCGTCTACACACACGGCTCATGTGCAACAACTCTGATTGGTTACACTACGTGGGCCCAGATATTTTGGATCAGATGATCAACTTGGATAAATTATCGGACGGCTCAGATTTCACCACATACGCCGTGCACATTCACCCTCCGTGTACTGAAGAATTTTCGATTATATAGTGAGGCGATCACGTACATGGGTTGACTCTGGCTTTGAAGGTTTGGCCAGATATATATGTCCCTATTGATCAAAGAACCTTCTTACTAGGGGTTAGATCGTCTCAGAATCTGAGAAGCAAGTCCTCTAGTCTACGATTTAGTCGTATAATTTTAGGATTTAGGACGTCCAGACCAAGCGTTTACTCATTAAtataagggaaaaattcaccaacgatgtctggacactttggtgactttcagaatgatacctgaacttacaaagttatcaatgtgatacctggactcattttttcatatcaacgtcgtacctacgaacagtttccgtcacggagccgtgaAATTTTGCACGTGTGATGCACGTgagtgagtcacttaatgaagataaaaagaccaatttaccctaaaaaaattttgaaaaaattcaccaacggtgtctggacacttatgggattttcagaatgatacctgaacttacaaagttatcaatgtaatacctggactcattttttcgtatcaacgtcgtacctacgaccaatttccatcacggagccgttaaattttgcatgtgagtaacttgatgaagacaaaaagaccgatttacccttaaaagtttttttttcttccttttctttttttctttcttcttcttcttttttgttttcttcttcccctgatttgaatcatgaagattcaaatcatcttacTCGGCCGATTCCCACCTCCAATCGCTGATCAAACACCGCTgttgcgtctcaatccaccttcatgcatcGCAAATGATTCTAGTTCCTCCCACTTCAAATCttacagcaaattgaaattgtgcattgaggctTCGCCGCTTACTCCAAGTTCATCCCCGCCGTCGACGACTTATCCACCACCACTCTTGTTCTCTCCTCCGAaccccttttatacaccattgatcagaaactcagaccccgccagccctccactctcaaatcacagctccaatcccacCTTGCCATCCTCTCCGTCattcccgacatgcaacaccacctccacaccatcctcacctacAACTTCACCGGTCGAGCCtacaacttcggcctctagcccaacttcgatcagaggcaattgtaggcagacaaagattaacatTAACTTcgacctccacaccatcctcacctgcagaaaattcgagctgTTCTGATTCACCAGCTCTGCCACTCCGCTGCTGCCCACCATTGCGCCTCGCtgattagcaaacaaagaactcggagcctccaccatcgagaaatgGAGGCTCGCGTTCTGCGTgtgttacaccccatatctgagataccctttttactgagttgcatgaaattctttatggttaccgttcgcggttataattttaacgtttagggggtggttaaaaattgactttttgtgagttaataatttaagaaaattttcttcatgaaagttgtagagggcgttaaaccgagcgcgtgcatatgtggtacgtaaaaatcggagttcgtatgcaaaagttatgagtgaattacgaaaattactgttcatggtaaattttgaatatatatggaaagttacccgggtaggtttccaaaaccggaaacccacccctctttctctctcctctcccctgactctccccctttctccttcgggttttcttcctccctccgattcctcactttccggccaccatccggcgtgcaaccggtcaccacaggggcgcctcaacccgctcgTGATACCAGTGACCTGGGATTGGggagttttggccgtgaaagCCCGGATCGAAGCAAGAAGTGCTctggttgcagttttgggattttgccgattcccggccattccggccaccatattcccatcgaaggttcggtttttgatggagattatttcccctaaggtgGTTCATTCCAATTTGTATTGTAGAagtcgaattgacaatttttcatttctagggttcttgaagcttcggggctttccttcaccggcttgattcggccacttcgaggtaaaattggatgatgttgtagtttGGAAGTTGTTTGggcttgttgtgtagatgctagtgccggagtttggtggtcatcggaggaggtcgccgccgccacgcgccgccactgtaggtagcgcgtggaggcgcgtaaaGCGGTGTTTTAATTGTCGTTTTAACCCCTTATACTCTATAACGATCGTAGTTTGTaatgtatgaagtttggtggaaattggaggaattacgaattgtgtttaattgattaattaacgatTTATGTGAATTCGATAGCTGgaattctttcgaattcactctagaatttatttatcgatGATTGAATATGGatggagtattaaggatggaaattgtagagggttgaggagtcggatgttaggaagggggatgttttaaatttccaattaagtatcgtaaagttaaagttccgtcctgtgaattatatatttatgattgttattcgtacaggacgagaggagtctccatacgaggagaatcacgagcgacgtcaggattgaccgcatattgtgagtgaacctttgattttaattgatgcatgcaaattatattccgcaagttttgagtttatcgatttatcaatttaattatcgagcattttattttggtttggattattgaatgatttattggtttgaacttttgaatttagATTCATTATGCtcaatttgaggattttgatttatgcggattcggaaatctatacttatttataccctatttatatttgaacctgagatgagcttggcgtgcggggtcacgtctttattcATTGGATTCCGATtttttgagataagtggggaaattatacagatttactggcttttgacgatcttcttcctcaccatacgcgggtcatgtgaataggtctcctcctcacttactttgtgtttgtgagtggcagtgaggtagctttctcctcctcacgtgggtggtagtcgaggtgatattctcctcctcacacaatctatgtgtgaatggaagttgaggttattagttctcctcctcgcacaatctatgtgtgagtggcagtcgagggtaggttgagcctgaggggctccattcccgtatggtgaacccattttccccatgttcttttattgttgttcttgactagcggggctagtcggtttttttttaattatcgcatgcatcgggagttttattgagataaatgtggaaaagtataaaaccctttttctttcaattatttatttttgtccactcacgctaacgtttttatatacttttccctgggcccttcggtttcaaatgcccagattgcagtattgttgctcggtgtacgagtgtgagccatagtgaccgcacctgcttccgccatcaccttccgtaggttacctgtttaacctactgcactccttgtctatttatattcctagaatgctctgattactaagggatatgtaacccaaacttgtatgaattatatttgaggtctatgacctaactttggtgattgtagtaacttgtaccctttggagattatgtatgatgatattagctttgggatgattgtttgaatttgggagcagggtggctccaggagttgtggttggataattagaagtgaattttggttttccgcaggtttttgagttaaccatttttaagggaggttatgccgaaatttttggtaaatctcctttaaaggtgggtcccgcagggccacttcggattccagggtggaattcggggtgggtcttgtcagttggtatcagagcactaggtttctagattctgtagacttcctTACTTCCTTGCTACTTTATGTGCCAAATGACGcctagtacctcccgagtgatggcccgaccgcggcggatccccatcgtgtgctcttcggtactagtgtgttattatgcatgtaaagtagataccttgttgtactgatccttgaacttcttAAATACTTTTCTTTAGGTACTATGGCTCGAAATCGCCGAGCACGTGAGAGAACTCCGGCTGGGGAAGATGAGCCGATACCTAGGGGGTTTGCGGATTCTTTTGGACAGTTCTTTCGGCAGATTGCCGCAGCACTCCCCGGGTCACGTactgactatactgtggagcgtgctAAGAGGCATGGGGCTCAGACTTTTGCTTCTGCCGCCTCACCTGTAGAGGCTCAGCGGTGGATTGAcaggatggagagagttttctcccagATGGATCTTCCAGAGGATAGGAAAGTGGATTTGGCAGTACAGTTTCTTGAGGATACCGCCTGGCATTGGTGGATTGATGTTACTAATGATCCTGCAAATGTTGGCCCCATGACATGGGATGTGTTCAAGACCCATTTCTATGGACGGTACTTTAGTGATGCCCACCTTAATCGGATGCAAGACCAGTTCTTGAGCTTGGTGAAGAGAGATGAGCAGTCAGTGTTGGAGTTTGAGTAGGAATTTCTCTCCTTGGCCCATCATGTGCCGGATTTGGTTCGCACTGAGCAAAGTAAGATTCGTAGATTTGTCTTGGGACTTGGAGGAAAGTTTAAGGACAAGATGTTAGGCACACCGTACCGTAGCTATGCTGAGGCAGTATCTTATGCCATGGACATTGAGTCAGACTCACCTGCTGGATTTCACCCTAGGGATCCTGGTGGCCCTAGCCAGGGTCCATCTAAGAGGGCTACTTCCACATCTGGTTCTGGTTCTTCAGTTGGTAGTGGAAAGAGCAGTGGTTCCAGTTCGAGAACCCGTACTAGATTCAGGGCACGTGACAGGAGATTCTCTCGGGGTCAGTCTAGTGGACGACAATTTGAGAGGTCCAGGAGTTATCATGGTGGTTCCAGTGGGGCTTCTGCTAGCCAGCCAGCCCAGTATGGGCAGTATCAGACAGAGGGATGTTTTATTTGTGGTCAGCACGATCACTTCAGGAGGGACTGTCCCCTTGCGACTCAGGGAGCTAGATCTACCCCCACTCAGACTGTTGGTCAGTCCTCTGCTGGTGGTTCTACTAGCAGCGCCCGCACCAGCTCGGTAGGCCAAGCTAGTTCTCAGCAGGGCAGGGCTCAGCGAGGTCGTCCTGTGACACATGCTAGACTGCACGCcatgacccagcaggagggtcGTGATTCACCCAAAGTTATCATTGGTACGTTATTTATCTTTCATCAACCTGCTTTAACCTTAATTGATCCTGGTGCGACGCATTCTTTTATGTCCAGTAGATTCGCATGTTTTGCAAATGTGCCATCATCACTCCTTATTGGTGAGTGGTATGTTTCTTTACCTGCGGGAAGGGCACTTAAGATAGAGTGGGTTTTTAATGGTTGTGGTGTAATGGTTGACGGTTTTTGCCTAGAGGCCAACCTAATTCCTCTAGAccttgtggagtttgatgtaattctGGGGATGGACTTTTTGGAGACACATGGTGCATTGGTTGATTGTTTCCGTAAAGAAGTAGTGTTTCGAAGTCCAGGAAAACCTGAAATCACCTTCCATGGTGAGAGGAACATTCTCTCCTCTTGCCTGATTTCGGCCATTACAGCTGAAAAGCTAATGAATAAAGGTTGTCAGGCTTATTTAGCACACATTGTGGATACAAAGAGGGCGGTGTTGAACATTGAGGATATTCCTGTGGTCAGGAAGTTTCCGGATGTGTTTCCTGATGAACTACCTGGTTTACCTCCAGAAAGGGAAATAGATTTTACCATTGAGTTGCTCCCTGGTACTGCACCTATATATCaggcaccttatagaatggccCCAGCTGAGTTAAAGGAGTTGAAGACCCAGTTACAGGAGTTGTTGGATAAAGGTTTCATTCGGCCAAGTGTGTCCCCTTGGGGTGCTCCGGTGctttttgttaagaagaaggtggaggaagaagcagtccttatccccaaacccaatcaagAAGCAGCGGAGGACGAAGTCATTgcgcggtggtggaggttgttgtggctctcccccatttttcttcttGCATATTCAATGGTGGGTTCTCCGAAAGCAGTGgtgttggcaaggagagaaggagagaataaagaatccgaaaaagaagaagaagaagaataaagaaagaaagaaagaaagaaaagaaaagaaaaggaaaaaaaaaactattgagggtaaatcggtctttttgtctttattaagtgactcacgtgcatcgcaagtgcaaaatttaacggcttcGTGAccgaaattggtcgtaggtacgacgttgatatgaaaaaatgagtccaggtatcacattgataactttgtaagttcaggtatcattctaaAAGTCCACTAACTGTTCAGAcatcgttggtgaatttttccaaaaaattttgagggtaaatcggtctttttatcttcattaagtgactcacgtgcattgcacgtgcaaaatttaaccgCTCCGTGACGAAAACTATTCGTattcgtaggtacgacgttgatatgaaaaaatgagtccaggtatcacattgataactttgtaagttcgggtatcattctgaaagtctccTAAGTGTCCAGCCACCGTTGATGAATTTTTCCCTTAATATAATTATGTCATGCACGTACTGTTAATTTGCATAACGACACAGTATATGTCGATCCATGATCAATTCGAAGCCAATAACGGCCACGTTGAGGCTCATCATGCTTAGAGATCGAGTACAAGAacgtctgaagaagaagagggagatgtgtaattaagaagaagaagcacaAATTGCATGGTTATACTCAAATCGAGACAGAAGATATAAAAGCCTAACTATTACTCCAACTCCAGTTAGTTATAGAAAGGGTACAACTCCAACTCAGCCTCACCAAGAAAGCAAGCAACATGGGCGCATATCAGTactggttttgctgatgtaacTTGTTAAACAGCCAATGATTTGGGCTGTAGTCAAACCCTAAATTTGTATTGTCTTTTTAATTATATTAGTTCGAAAAATagataagaaaaaaatattagGGCTACAAAGTTAGTTTCAAGGGAGTAGATATATAACTTGGTAACTTCCATTGTTATTATGTAGAAGATAAGAGTATTCctcaaaccaaaaaataaaaaaataaaaaaatgttaacGGTGAAAAATTTTACATAATACGCCTCGTCACAGCTTGATTAGAGTTTTTTGCTGGTTAATTAATTCTCTTATATCCCACAAGAAAGCAATATTCGTATATAAAGGCTAATATgttctcaatatatatatagtttaaaaTGTGGACATTTATTTGGGTAGAAGTTAAGACTTCCTTGATTCATGAATAgattttaaaattcttttatgTCTGTAGCCACTAGTTCAGCTCAGGCTATTGACATTACATCCCCAACTGTTTTTGGGTGTTTTAATAGTAATTGGGTGGACTGATTGGGATCCTTTCAGATAATCCTTGTAATGTTATTTTTGAAGCCTGGTTTTTATACTAACAATGAGTATCACAATGACATAACTGTACATATAATTTTAAGTTGTGGCTTACGAGGGCTTTATGCAGGAATTTGTTAAGTCTCTAACTGCAAGATCAGCCAAGCATTAACAACAATTCGTTGTGAGAGAGAGACGATggcaatttttgttctttttaaaGTTAGGTTGCTAAGGTAGTTAGGGT contains these protein-coding regions:
- the LOC112176906 gene encoding cytosolic sulfotransferase 5, whose protein sequence is MSLPQTPPSLPQYLQEIELSQETRDLISKLPTEKALISGNLHQYKGFWFPTRYIQGVLASQKHFQAQDTDILLATTPKSGTTWLKAILFALVNRVHYHPDPQNQDHPLLTNNSHALVPSFESNLYFKKQIPDLTSYAPPRLFSAHLPLESLPQSVKESACKVVYLCRNPKDIIVSLWHYTNRLRHRSMGTNSLEEVFQYFCRGVSPFGPFWDHVSGYWKGSLERPETVFFIKYEEMKEQPGLHLRRLAEFLGCPFSPEEEAQGVVDNILRLCSFENLSNLDVNKTGKLSKTGVEHSAFFRRGEAGDWRNCLTAEMVEQLDRITEEKLQGSGLKF